The Alkalihalobacillus sp. TS-13 genomic interval TGAGCTAGACATCACTTCAAAGCATAGCCCTAAATCCGCGAGCCTCCTCACTCACCTCCACAGGATGTGGTGGCTTCGACGTTCACCACAGGACGTACTTGTACAGGATGTACTGACTTCGACGTTCACCATAGGACGTGGTGGTATTTAGTCGAAGTTCATTATTATAGTCGAAGATCCCTTTAAAAAGTGTGGGGTCTCGCCTGGCTCGCTTTTCCCACAGGAGTGTCGCAAATTTCGCTTCAATCAAACTTAATGAGAAATCAACACTATGATATAACAAAGCCTTATCAAAAAGTTGTAATAGAGAGAGGGGAAAGGGATGATCGTTTTAAAAACGAAAGAAGAAATCGAAATGATGCGTGAAGCAGGGCGGTTACTCAGTGATTGTCATCGTGCAATCAGGAATCTCATCAAGCCTGGGATTACAACGATTGAAATTGATGACTTTGTGGAGCAATACTTAAGGAAACACGGGGGGACTCCAGAGCAGATAGGCTATCAAGGGTATCAGCATGCGATATGTGCTTCTGTCAATGATGTCGTCTGTCATGGCATACCCTCACCAGAAAAATTGAAAGAAGGCGACATCGTCACAATCGATTTTGTGGTGAATTTGGAAGGATGGTTAGCAGATTCAGCCTGGTCGTATCCGGTAGGTAAAATCGATAAAAAAGCTATGGACTTATTGAAAACGACTGAAGAAGCGTTATACAAAGGCATTGAGCAGGCGAAGGTGGGAAACCGGATCGGGCATATTGCAAATGCAATTGAAACATATGCGGAGGAAAAAGGGTACTCTATAGTTCGGGATTTCATCGGTCACGGGATTGGCAGACAAATGCATGAACCACCGATGGTTCCTCATTACGGTCCAATCGAACAAGGTCCTGAATTGAAAGAAGGGATGGTTTTCACAATCGAACCGATGCTGAATTGCGGAAGTCATTTCGTTTATGTAGAAAAGGACGGTTGGACCGCAAGAACTGTTGATGAAGAGTTGTCTGCCCAATATGAACATACAATAGCCATTACCAAGAAAGGGCCGATTATATTAACAAATCAATATCGATGAACGAAACTGCTGAGCCTATACAGCAGTTTTTTATTTCAATGATAATTCCAGAAAAGTTGCGTATAATCCTAGAAATTTGATTAATAATTCTAGAAAAGAGTACTAAGGTATCGTCGAAGTTAGCCGATAATAGAGACTTATCTGTCAAAACTCAATCTTTTCACATAAAATTATAAAGTCACTTGACAAAAGTAAGTATATCGAACTATAATACTTACATAAAGTAAGTGAAAAGCAACTAAGTAATAGAAAAGGAGAGGTTAGGAATGGATATAGCACTATTATTAATTCGTCTCGTATTCGGTTTGACTTTTGCCGCACACGGAACTCAAAAGTTGTTTGGATGGTTCGGTGGCCATGGATTGGAAGGTACAGCAGGGTTCTTTGAATCACTCGGTTTGAAACCAGGAAAAATGATGGCTCTTATGGCTGGTATAGGTGAAGTGGTGGGAGGACTGTTGATTGCATTCGGTTTTCTTACTGAAGTCGGTGCAGTTCTAATGATCGTACCGATGCTCGTAGCAATCTTCAAGGTCCATGGCCAAAACGGCTATTGGGCAACAGAAGGCGGTTATGAATACAACCTTGCAATCATCACTGTTGCGGTGGCACTTGTTCTTGCGGGTCCAGGTGCTTACTCAATTGATGCTTGGATGCTTGGTTAAAATAAATATCAAAAAGGGTTGATTCATTTGAATCAGCTCTTTTTTTGTTTTAAAAGAGCGAAAATGAAGGCGCTATGAAATGAATGACGTCTAATATCAGTGGATCATGAATAAGGTGTATATGACATTGTTTATAGGGAGGTTTTAACCGTAATGAGCAGCTACAGAAAATCCTGGCGTCCCTATATCGGACCGAATGATCCTTGTCCGCCCATAGAATTGAAATACTATGAAACTCCGCCAAATCTTTATTTAGGATTCCAGCCTTATGGACTCAAGCAATTCGATCCATCCACAGCTTTGTTTAAAGGTACGTTGTGGCCAGCGTTATATGCGCCGTACAGCAATCCTTATAAAAAGAAGCGAGAGGAGGGGGAGTAGGTGGCGCAATCGAAACAGATGCCCAAAGAGTTTTATGACTGGATGAAACAGCTTCAAGAAATTGATTTCGTCCTTGTCGAGCTGACGTTATATCTTGATACACATCCTGAAGATTTTGATTCCATTAAGCAGTTCAATGAATTCGCTGAAAAAGGAATGAAGTTGCGTCAGCAGATTGAAAAGAAATATGGACCGTTGATGCAGTATGGTCAAAGCTACTCCGGATATCCATGGAATTGGGATGACCCTCCATGGCCGTGGCAGATGTAATCAACCTACTACTCGAAGGAGGTATGCGCTGAATCATGTGGGTCTATGAAAAGAAACTACAATATCCTGTCAAAGTGAGTAAATGTAATCCGATGCTGGCGAAGTTTTTAATTGAACAGTATGGTGGAGCAGATGGAGAATTGGCAGCCGCATTGCGATATTTGAACCAGCGTTATTCGATTCCTGATAAAGTAGTCGGATTGCTGACGGATATCGGGACAGAGGAGTTTGCGCATTTAGAGATGATTGCAACGATGGTCTATAAGCTTACGAAAGATGCCACACCGGATGAAATGAAAGAAGCAGGTCTTGGGGACCATTATGCAAATCATGATAACGCATTGTTTTACCACAATGCAGCGGGGGTCCCATGGACGGCGAGTTATATTGCAGCTAAAGGGGATCCGATTGCTGATTTATATGAAGACATCGCCGCTGAAGAAAAGGCAAGGGCTACATATCAGTGGATAATCAATTTGAGTGATGATCCGGACCTGAACGATAGCCTCAGCTTTTTGAGAGAACGCGAAATCGTCCATTCGCAACGCTTTAGAGAGGCGGTTGAAATTTTAAAAGAAGAACGCGACCGGAAGAAGTTTTTCTGATTATGATAAAAATAATGAAAAAGGAGGGACACTGGCCACCGAAGGCAAGGGATCCCTCCTTCTCGTTATTAATAAAGAACTAAGCATTTCCGGTTTGTTCTTTTGAGCTTTTCTTCTTCGTTTCAGGTTCTTTCGTCTGTCCAGAAAGAAACCAACCTGCAATTGCAATAGCTACTAAGATACTGTAAAAAGTGAATTTCCAGGGTACGCTGTGTGCAAAGTGCTCAGAGATGATCCCTACTTTCTTATGAGCAAGTGTAAGGACAACCAGCTTTACTCCGACCCACGTAACGATGAGATATGCCGCTGTTTCAAGGCCGGGACGTTTTTTCAAGACCTTGGAGATATAGGTTGCAGCCGTCCGGATCAATAATAAACCGATCAAGCCGCCAAGGAAAATAACACCGAATTGTCCACCATCCATCCCGCCGATCTGAGGAAGTGGTGTTCCCGGTAATGCAAGAGCCAATGCAACGGCTGCTAAAATGGAGTCAACAGCAAACGCAATATCTGCAAGTTCTACTTGTATAACTGTTTTCCAGAACCCCTTTGCACTGACTTTTTTTTCTGTTTTTTCTTCTTCATGACCCTCGTTTTTTATACGATGCTGTTTATAAATGTGTTTAAGACCAATGAACATGAGATAAGCCGCACCGAGTGCCTGAATTTGCCACACGTTTACGAGAAAAGAAATTGCGAATAAAGCGGCAAATCTGAAAACAAACGCACCGAGGATACCGTAAAAGAGCGCTTTTTTACGTTGTTCTTTAGGGAGGTGCTTAACCATTACAGCCATTACTAAGGCATTATCGGCTGATAGTAGACCTTCAAGACCGATCAAAATGAGCAAGGTCCAAGCATACTCCAACCAAAGTGAATCCATAATCGTACTCTCCTTTCGAAAGAAAGACTCGAATCCCTCAATGGCTTGAGTCCGAAAATACAAAAAAGACCCTTACCATTAGAGGCAAAGGTCTTGCTAACAACGTAAGTTGCCAATAACGCCGAGAGGAAGTGCCCTCTGAATTGACGACGATATTGTAAAAGCTACTCCCCTTTGAAATTCTATGGTAATTATTAGGATGTACAAGCCTTCTTGTCAATGGTTTTTCTCAGAAGTATCTATCCCTTAAATTACCCAAACAATCAATCGTTAAACACGGATTCGTCGTCTTGGTTGTTCCATTTTGGTAGGATGATTTCAGCAATTGTGCCGACATCTACTTTACTTTTGAATGAAATTTTTCCATGATGGTTCTCAATGATTTTATAACAAATCATCAAGCCCAATCCCGTGCCTCGTTCTTTTGTTGTGTAAAATGGTTGGCCTAAGGTCGTCAGCCTTTCTTCTGCAATTCCGCAGCCTTCATCCTGGAAACAGATCCGCAGTTCATCGTCATTCAATTTTTCCGCACTGATGAAAACATTTCCACCTGAACTCATCGATTCAATCGCATTTTTCAATAGATTGATGAAGACTTGTTTAAGCTGGTTTCCTTCCCCCTGGATCAATATGTTTTCAATCTGATAGTCCTCATGAATGTTCACCTTGTTCATGGTGGCTTCAGAATACAGGAACGAAACGACTTCTTTTATAAGTGATACCGGATTTTGTTGTGACATTTTGGATAACTGCGGTCTCGAGAGCATAAGGAATTCCCCGACAATACTGTTCACTCGATCCAGTTCTTCAAGCATGATGTCACAATACTCTCCATAACGGTGATCGGTGACGGTTTGGATCAATTGGATAAATCCCCTCAAGGAGGTAAGGGGATTACGGATTTCATGAGCGATTCCTGCAGCCAGCTCCCCAAGTACAGATAACTTATCAGAACGGATGATCATCTCATCAAGCTGTTTCTGTTGCGTAATATCCTTTATAACGAGGACTGTACCTTTCTTTTCATCATTTTCAGTGATCGGTGTAATCGTGATATCCGTTAGAATCGATTCGCCTTGTTTGCGATTGATCAGTTGTTCGCGTTCTTTGTGGATGGTTTGCTCCTTGATGGATTGATCCAGTTTTGCTAGAAAGTTACTATAGGTAACGGAGGATTCAGGGAAAAGGATGGAAACGTGCTTCCCGATCAATTCTCCATGAGCATATTCTAAAAGCTGGATTGCTGCATCATTGGCGAATATAATATGTCCGAAAGGTGATAAACTTAATATTCCGTCACCTGCTGTATTTAAAATCAGTTCATTCTGTTGGTTGATCGCTTCAACTTCTTTTTCTGATTTTTTACGTTCGCTTATGTCAGAAAGCATGAGAAGAATCGCATTCTGATGTTCAAAATCGATCGGAAGTACAGTCATTTCTACTTCCAAGGTTTCACCATCAATGCGAAGCAACTTACTTTCCATCGTAAATGAAGGGAT includes:
- the map gene encoding type I methionyl aminopeptidase, with product MIVLKTKEEIEMMREAGRLLSDCHRAIRNLIKPGITTIEIDDFVEQYLRKHGGTPEQIGYQGYQHAICASVNDVVCHGIPSPEKLKEGDIVTIDFVVNLEGWLADSAWSYPVGKIDKKAMDLLKTTEEALYKGIEQAKVGNRIGHIANAIETYAEEKGYSIVRDFIGHGIGRQMHEPPMVPHYGPIEQGPELKEGMVFTIEPMLNCGSHFVYVEKDGWTARTVDEELSAQYEHTIAITKKGPIILTNQYR
- a CDS encoding DoxX family protein; translation: MDIALLLIRLVFGLTFAAHGTQKLFGWFGGHGLEGTAGFFESLGLKPGKMMALMAGIGEVVGGLLIAFGFLTEVGAVLMIVPMLVAIFKVHGQNGYWATEGGYEYNLAIITVAVALVLAGPGAYSIDAWMLG
- a CDS encoding spore coat associated protein CotJA, giving the protein MSSYRKSWRPYIGPNDPCPPIELKYYETPPNLYLGFQPYGLKQFDPSTALFKGTLWPALYAPYSNPYKKKREEGE
- a CDS encoding spore coat protein CotJB, giving the protein MPKEFYDWMKQLQEIDFVLVELTLYLDTHPEDFDSIKQFNEFAEKGMKLRQQIEKKYGPLMQYGQSYSGYPWNWDDPPWPWQM
- a CDS encoding manganese catalase family protein, with product MWVYEKKLQYPVKVSKCNPMLAKFLIEQYGGADGELAAALRYLNQRYSIPDKVVGLLTDIGTEEFAHLEMIATMVYKLTKDATPDEMKEAGLGDHYANHDNALFYHNAAGVPWTASYIAAKGDPIADLYEDIAAEEKARATYQWIINLSDDPDLNDSLSFLREREIVHSQRFREAVEILKEERDRKKFF
- a CDS encoding TerC family protein translates to MEGFESFFRKESTIMDSLWLEYAWTLLILIGLEGLLSADNALVMAVMVKHLPKEQRKKALFYGILGAFVFRFAALFAISFLVNVWQIQALGAAYLMFIGLKHIYKQHRIKNEGHEEEKTEKKVSAKGFWKTVIQVELADIAFAVDSILAAVALALALPGTPLPQIGGMDGGQFGVIFLGGLIGLLLIRTAATYISKVLKKRPGLETAAYLIVTWVGVKLVVLTLAHKKVGIISEHFAHSVPWKFTFYSILVAIAIAGWFLSGQTKEPETKKKSSKEQTGNA
- a CDS encoding PAS domain S-box protein — encoded protein: MTTLHIDALSKQHLQHIIQQQNGFIFTFTKIDSGRFIHTFCEGQLLKKMNLDPNQIVGYELKDFLPEEKAIEKSMMYERAWAGEAVSYEATVFNISYLASLNPVTVDDQVVQVIGNCIDITDRKEKELLLETSEQHFKSLFLYNPDPVFSLDSNGYFTSVNEAGSEITGHSEEQMKQRTFLPYITPDYQLDTLHKFQQVMRGESLTFPCAIKNERNERKELRVTAVPIVINGQITGVYGVARNITKQLQYKKDLELSEERYRILVENSPIAIAVLVKNKMSYVNSSCLELFNTESDGCLIGRSILEMVHQDIQSDVTTQLRKIANADIPSFTMESKLLRIDGETLEVEMTVLPIDFEHQNAILLMLSDISERKKSEKEVEAINQQNELILNTAGDGILSLSPFGHIIFANDAAIQLLEYAHGELIGKHVSILFPESSVTYSNFLAKLDQSIKEQTIHKEREQLINRKQGESILTDITITPITENDEKKGTVLVIKDITQQKQLDEMIIRSDKLSVLGELAAGIAHEIRNPLTSLRGFIQLIQTVTDHRYGEYCDIMLEELDRVNSIVGEFLMLSRPQLSKMSQQNPVSLIKEVVSFLYSEATMNKVNIHEDYQIENILIQGEGNQLKQVFINLLKNAIESMSSGGNVFISAEKLNDDELRICFQDEGCGIAEERLTTLGQPFYTTKERGTGLGLMICYKIIENHHGKISFKSKVDVGTIAEIILPKWNNQDDESVFND